From Medicago truncatula cultivar Jemalong A17 chromosome 7, MtrunA17r5.0-ANR, whole genome shotgun sequence, a single genomic window includes:
- the LOC25497983 gene encoding transmembrane protein 45B has protein sequence MALISYALTGIGFILIGSLESLRASQSNKLTKNPSPLYITLSIFTSFITLTSLISLFNAHTSNDAVGLSLQLQTLPISLLFLIHSLLSLLFPFLPSPLLNLVLLFGFAEEFLLFYLQRKDPTGIENRYYDLLLVPIAVCVFATVLELGEYASNVTKLGRGIGLLLQGTWFVQMGLSLFYKNFVAEGCDLHQVSMGNYSLRCKGHGEYHRARAIATLQFNCHLALMVIVLVGFYSFVCGKVGNSAREEMSLRYKPLGAEMQSLENLDGTFTLESDDEVDEIKDGNVGNLKVINGVNGNSYNH, from the coding sequence ATGGCTCTCATCTCCTACGCCTTAACAGGCATAGGCTTCATCCTAATAGGATCACTCGAATCTCTTCGTGCATCACAATCCAACAAACTAACCAAAAACCCATCACCTCTTTACATAACTCTCTCAATTTTCACCTCTTTTATAACCCTAACTTCTCTAATATCGCTCTTCAACGCACACACTTCAAACGACGCCGTTGGGTTATCTCTTCAACTTCAAACCCTACCAATCTCACTACTCTTCTTAATTCACTCACTTCTCTCCCTTCTTTTCCCTTTTCTCCCTTCACCTTTGCTTAATCTCGTTCTTCTCTTCGGTTTCGCCGAAGAGTTTCTCTTATTTTATCTTCAGAGGAAAGATCCTACTGGAATTGAGAATCGGTATTATGATTTATTGTTAGTTCCCATTGCGGTTTGTGTTTTCGCAACGGTGCTTGAATTGGGTGAATATGCGTCGAATGTGACGAAATTAGGGCGTGGAATTGGTCTTTTACTTCAGGGGACATGGTTTGTGCAAATGGGTTTGTCTTTGTTTTATAAGAATTTTGTTGCTGAAGGGTGTGATTTGCATCAAGTTAGTATGGGGAATTATAGTTTGAGATGTAAAGGGCATGGTGAGTATCATCGAGCGAGGGCTATTGCGACGCTTCAGTTTAATTGTCATCTTGCTCTTATGGTTATTGTGCTTGTTGGGTTTTATTCGTTTGTTTGTGGGAAGGTTGGGAATTCGGCGAGGGAGGAGATGAGTTTGAGGTATAAGCCGCTTGGTGCTGAGATGCAGTCTTTGGAGAATTTGGATGGGACTTTTACTTTGGAATCTGATGATGAAGTTGATGAGATTAAGGATGGTAATGTGGGGAATTTGAAGGTGATCAATGGTGTTAATGGTAATTCCTATAATCATTGA